Proteins from a single region of Pseudomonas quebecensis:
- the gabP gene encoding GABA permease, which produces MNSLSSKDSNGQLAQGFKPRHVTMLSIAGIIGAGLFVGSGHAIAAAGPAVMLAYFFSGLLVVLVMRMLGEMAVANPDTGSFSTYADQAIGRWAGFTIGWLYWWFWVLVIPIEALAAGHILNQWFPQIDAWLFALLSIFLLVVTNLFSVSKYGEFEFWFAMAKVVAIIGFIGLGCAVLMGWIPEHEASGLSRLMQEHGGFAPNGLSAVVGAFITIMFSFIGTEAVTIAAAESDNPAQNIARATRSVMWRIGVFYVLSIFVVISVVPWNDPLLASVGSYQRALELMNIPHAKLLVDGVVLIAVASCMNSSIYIASRMLYSLGKRGDAPTLMKRTSAASVPRAAVIASTVLGAGVTLLSYFMPAGLFQFLLASSGAIALLVYLVIAVSQLRMRKVMQRRKVTLTFKMWLFPWLTWLVIAFICAALGVMLLTPEHRLEVSSTIGLALLIALVGVVTARQAAPVGGALPVVSPP; this is translated from the coding sequence ATGAATAGCCTGAGTTCCAAGGATTCGAACGGCCAGCTGGCGCAAGGCTTCAAGCCGCGGCATGTCACCATGCTCTCCATTGCAGGCATTATCGGCGCTGGGTTGTTCGTAGGGTCCGGGCATGCAATCGCGGCTGCGGGCCCGGCGGTGATGCTGGCGTATTTCTTTTCCGGCCTGTTGGTAGTGCTGGTCATGCGCATGCTGGGGGAAATGGCGGTGGCCAACCCGGACACCGGCTCTTTCTCCACCTATGCCGACCAGGCCATCGGCCGCTGGGCCGGGTTTACGATCGGTTGGCTGTACTGGTGGTTCTGGGTGTTGGTAATCCCCATCGAAGCCCTGGCCGCCGGGCATATTTTGAACCAGTGGTTCCCGCAGATCGACGCTTGGCTGTTCGCCTTGTTGTCGATCTTTTTGTTGGTGGTCACCAATTTGTTCAGTGTCTCCAAGTACGGCGAATTCGAGTTCTGGTTTGCCATGGCCAAGGTCGTCGCAATCATCGGCTTTATCGGTCTCGGATGCGCGGTATTGATGGGCTGGATTCCAGAGCACGAAGCCAGCGGTTTGAGTCGATTGATGCAAGAACATGGCGGTTTCGCGCCCAATGGCCTTTCAGCAGTGGTCGGCGCGTTCATTACCATCATGTTCAGCTTTATCGGGACGGAAGCCGTCACCATCGCGGCGGCGGAGTCCGATAATCCCGCGCAGAACATTGCCCGCGCCACCCGTTCGGTGATGTGGCGAATCGGCGTGTTCTATGTGCTGTCGATCTTCGTGGTGATTTCCGTCGTGCCGTGGAATGACCCGCTGCTGGCTTCGGTAGGTTCCTATCAACGGGCGCTGGAATTGATGAATATTCCCCACGCCAAATTGCTGGTGGATGGGGTGGTGCTGATCGCCGTGGCCAGTTGCATGAACTCTTCCATCTACATCGCTTCGCGCATGTTGTATTCCTTGGGCAAGCGCGGGGATGCGCCGACGCTGATGAAACGCACGTCCGCAGCCAGTGTTCCCAGGGCCGCAGTGATCGCCAGCACCGTGCTGGGGGCTGGCGTGACGTTGCTCAGCTATTTCATGCCGGCCGGGCTGTTCCAGTTTCTGTTGGCCAGTTCCGGAGCTATCGCGTTGTTGGTGTACCTGGTCATCGCCGTTTCGCAACTGCGTATGCGCAAGGTCATGCAGCGTCGCAAGGTCACACTGACGTTCAAAATGTGGCTGTTTCCGTGGCTCACCTGGCTGGTCATCGCATTCATTTGCGCTGCGCTGGGCGTGATGCTGTTGACGCCCGAGCATCGCCTTGAGGTGTCATCCACGATCGGGCTGGCGTTGCTGATTGCGCTGGTGGGTGTGGTCACTGCACGCCAAGCTGCGCCAGTAGGCGGGGCGCTGCCCGTGGTGTCGCCACCATGA
- a CDS encoding DUF421 domain-containing protein produces the protein MSPFDIQRMLLDEFPLSFLLEVVLRAAFAFLAVFLFLKSSGRRGIRQLSLFELVVILTLGSAAGDVSFYHDVPLLPVAVVFLTLLVLYRMTVLIMTKSKRFESWIDGVPVTVIKNGLYELKSLEQVNISSSELLMELRQQGVEHLGQVRLGLVETDGDISLYFYEPQDIQPGLSVLPLEHRTEYHIAPASALYCCVNCGLPRDLQQGQHARCVRCDKEVWSTALTTRRCR, from the coding sequence ATGTCGCCCTTCGATATTCAGCGAATGTTATTGGATGAGTTCCCGCTGTCGTTTTTGCTGGAGGTTGTACTTCGAGCAGCGTTTGCCTTCCTGGCTGTTTTTCTATTTTTGAAGTCCAGCGGCCGTCGAGGAATCCGGCAGTTATCGCTTTTTGAACTCGTGGTTATCTTGACGCTGGGCTCGGCCGCCGGCGATGTATCTTTTTATCACGACGTGCCGCTGTTACCCGTTGCAGTGGTATTTCTCACCCTCCTGGTTCTATATCGCATGACCGTCCTGATCATGACAAAGAGCAAGCGATTCGAGTCATGGATTGACGGCGTGCCCGTAACGGTCATTAAAAACGGCCTTTATGAATTAAAGTCCCTGGAGCAGGTGAACATATCATCGAGTGAGTTATTGATGGAGTTACGGCAGCAGGGTGTAGAGCACTTGGGGCAAGTCAGGCTGGGGCTCGTCGAAACGGATGGGGACATCAGTCTGTATTTTTATGAACCGCAGGATATACAACCAGGATTATCTGTACTGCCCCTTGAACACCGCACCGAATACCACATCGCTCCCGCGTCAGCGCTGTATTGCTGCGTAAATTGTGGTCTGCCGCGCGATCTCCAGCAGGGGCAACACGCTCGTTGCGTGCGATGCGATAAAGAAGTGTGGTCAACGGCCTTGACCACGCGACGTTGTCGATAA
- a CDS encoding GAF domain-containing hybrid sensor histidine kinase/response regulator, whose protein sequence is MLNIPVDLIDDDRLSHVLNASERLARAASVDEVVSVLRDTARATVGAEGVAVIIENEGRCAYVAEDAVSPLWQGQSFPADHCISGWSMRHRETVAIRDVRLDPRIPQDAYAPTFVRSLVMVPIGRPVPIAALGAYWSDVSDHDPDTIKRLESLARLATIAIENARLTQARNRGEALGATQNRILELAVAQTPLDLTLDAIVHEVQMLSPSGLRGSILLLDETSEHLEYCAGPTLPDAFKAAVTGLGVAAQVRHQDAETAMADITNDAHWAAFRDLALQQRLHVCWSTPICSAQGVLLGAFVLYHHELRKPLAADIEIIDFVVQTVGLVVHRARADSAIRISEARLRLAVDHADVGFWDVDFVQNTLVWPSQTKAMFGISPDVPVTLQDFYDGLHPEDREATIEAFTAAVDPERRALYEVDYRTIGREDGIVRWVAAKGRGVFDAAGLCLRVTGTVVEITARKAAEEKLRELNASLEERIAQAIAEREEAQKALRQSQKMEAMGQLTGGVAHDFNNLLTPIVGTLDMLQRRGVGGEREQRLIGGAMQSAERARTLVQRLLAFARRQPLQTAPVDVAKLISDMADLVASTTGPQIKVVVDAPANLPAAIADQNQLEMALLNLSVNARDAMLAGGTMRISASTASVGEGHRSKLAPGEYLCLSVADTGTGMDAATLARAVEPFFSTKGVGKGTGLGLSMVHGLASQLNGALTIQSSPGLGTNVELWLPRSMSEPAATLRIAEAPEPQLTHAIALLVDDEELVRASTAYMLAELGYRVIEAASGEEAMQLMATGEPFDLLVTDHLMPGINGTDLARVVRTSRPGTAILLVSGYAEREGLDPDLPRLTKPFRKNELAASLSRLRGESRDEH, encoded by the coding sequence TTGCTGAATATTCCGGTGGATCTTATCGATGATGACCGCTTGTCCCATGTGCTCAATGCCAGCGAGCGGCTGGCCAGGGCAGCCTCGGTAGACGAAGTCGTCAGCGTGCTGCGGGACACCGCCCGTGCCACGGTTGGCGCCGAAGGCGTGGCGGTAATCATCGAGAACGAAGGCCGCTGCGCTTACGTGGCTGAAGATGCGGTGTCTCCGCTTTGGCAGGGCCAGAGCTTTCCAGCCGATCACTGCATCTCAGGGTGGTCAATGCGTCACCGCGAGACGGTTGCGATCCGTGACGTTCGGCTCGATCCACGCATTCCGCAGGACGCTTATGCGCCCACCTTTGTGCGCAGCTTGGTGATGGTGCCCATCGGCAGGCCGGTTCCGATTGCGGCGTTGGGCGCTTACTGGTCAGACGTCAGCGACCACGACCCCGATACGATCAAACGGCTGGAAAGCCTGGCGCGACTGGCAACGATCGCCATCGAGAATGCGCGTTTGACCCAGGCGCGTAATCGCGGCGAGGCCCTTGGGGCCACACAAAATCGAATTCTCGAACTGGCGGTAGCGCAAACGCCCTTGGACCTCACGCTGGATGCGATCGTCCACGAGGTACAAATGCTGTCCCCCTCGGGTTTGCGCGGAAGCATCCTGCTCCTGGATGAAACCAGCGAGCACCTGGAATACTGCGCAGGCCCGACCCTGCCGGACGCGTTCAAAGCCGCCGTTACAGGCCTTGGCGTCGCCGCGCAAGTGCGCCACCAGGACGCTGAGACCGCCATGGCCGACATCACGAACGATGCGCACTGGGCTGCGTTTCGCGATTTGGCCCTCCAGCAGCGCCTTCACGTTTGCTGGTCAACCCCGATCTGCTCGGCGCAAGGCGTCCTGCTGGGCGCTTTTGTGTTGTATCACCACGAGCTGCGCAAGCCGTTAGCCGCCGATATCGAGATCATCGACTTCGTGGTTCAGACGGTAGGGCTGGTGGTTCATCGCGCCCGCGCGGATTCGGCGATCCGTATCAGCGAGGCGAGATTGCGCCTGGCGGTCGATCACGCCGATGTGGGTTTCTGGGATGTGGATTTCGTTCAGAACACGCTGGTGTGGCCGTCACAGACCAAGGCCATGTTCGGCATCTCGCCCGACGTGCCGGTCACGCTGCAGGACTTCTATGACGGGCTGCACCCCGAGGATCGTGAAGCAACGATTGAAGCCTTCACGGCCGCCGTTGACCCTGAGCGTCGGGCGCTCTACGAGGTCGATTACCGTACCATTGGCCGGGAGGACGGCATCGTTCGCTGGGTCGCGGCCAAGGGTCGGGGCGTGTTCGATGCGGCTGGCCTGTGTTTGCGCGTAACCGGCACGGTGGTTGAAATCACCGCCCGCAAGGCGGCCGAGGAAAAGCTACGCGAGCTTAACGCCTCCCTTGAAGAACGCATCGCACAAGCCATCGCCGAACGGGAAGAAGCCCAAAAGGCGCTGCGCCAAAGCCAGAAGATGGAAGCCATGGGGCAGCTTACCGGCGGTGTCGCCCATGACTTCAATAACCTGCTTACGCCGATTGTCGGCACACTCGACATGCTCCAGCGACGAGGCGTGGGCGGCGAGCGAGAGCAGCGGCTTATAGGCGGTGCAATGCAGTCGGCGGAACGCGCCAGGACGCTCGTGCAGCGCCTGCTTGCCTTTGCTCGCCGGCAACCGCTTCAGACGGCTCCGGTCGACGTGGCGAAGTTGATAAGCGACATGGCTGATCTGGTGGCCAGCACGACCGGGCCGCAGATCAAGGTGGTCGTCGATGCTCCGGCAAACCTGCCTGCGGCCATCGCCGATCAGAACCAACTCGAGATGGCCCTGCTCAACCTGTCCGTGAACGCGCGCGATGCGATGCTCGCCGGCGGGACGATGCGCATATCCGCCAGCACCGCCTCAGTCGGCGAGGGGCACCGGTCGAAGCTGGCGCCAGGCGAATACCTGTGTTTGTCCGTCGCGGACACCGGCACGGGCATGGACGCCGCGACACTCGCCCGGGCGGTGGAGCCGTTCTTCTCCACCAAGGGCGTGGGCAAAGGAACGGGCCTTGGTCTTTCAATGGTGCATGGCCTGGCATCACAGTTGAACGGCGCACTCACGATTCAGAGCTCGCCGGGCCTGGGAACGAATGTGGAGCTGTGGTTGCCGCGCAGCATGAGCGAGCCGGCAGCGACTCTGCGCATTGCCGAAGCGCCGGAGCCGCAATTGACGCACGCAATCGCGCTGCTGGTCGATGATGAAGAATTGGTACGCGCCAGCACCGCGTACATGCTGGCAGAGCTGGGCTATCGCGTGATCGAGGCCGCGTCGGGCGAGGAAGCCATGCAACTGATGGCCACCGGGGAGCCCTTTGACCTGCTCGTCACAGATCATCTCATGCCGGGCATCAATGGCACCGATCTGGCCAGGGTGGTCCGCACCTCCAGGCCTGGAACCGCGATCCTGCTCGTCTCCGGCTACGCCGAGCGCGAGGGGCTTGACCCGGATCTGCCACGGCTTACCAAACCCTTTCGCAAGAATGAACTCGCGGCAAGCCTCTCGCGACTGCGTGGTGAGTCGCGGGATGAGCACTGA
- a CDS encoding TetR/AcrR family transcriptional regulator, producing MTEISQTRRGRPANEALSQTIVDAAGELFMELGFQATTMDKVAQRAKISKLSIYRHFENKEALFSAAIAAHCHQFAPQAIAEGVDGSAADQLMAVGTFLLRTLLSPQVRSVEAMIMVDKTKQKSLSKLHYEAGPAYVVAQIEALLRQLHAEAMLNVPDPLESARLFAALIKGSDLLMIARFDEAKAKDDNEVESYCRSAVAMFIAAHGV from the coding sequence ATGACCGAAATTTCCCAGACCCGGCGCGGCCGGCCAGCCAACGAGGCGCTCAGCCAAACGATTGTCGACGCCGCCGGCGAACTTTTTATGGAGTTGGGATTTCAAGCGACAACGATGGACAAGGTCGCCCAGCGGGCAAAAATATCCAAGCTAAGCATCTACCGGCACTTCGAGAACAAGGAGGCGCTGTTCAGCGCGGCCATCGCGGCCCACTGCCATCAGTTTGCACCGCAGGCCATTGCCGAAGGCGTCGACGGCTCGGCTGCAGATCAGCTCATGGCGGTGGGGACATTCCTGCTGCGCACATTGTTGAGTCCGCAAGTGCGCAGTGTTGAGGCCATGATCATGGTCGACAAGACGAAGCAAAAGTCGTTGAGCAAGCTTCATTACGAAGCCGGTCCCGCCTATGTCGTTGCCCAGATCGAGGCCCTGTTGCGCCAGTTGCACGCGGAGGCGATGCTAAATGTTCCCGACCCGTTGGAGTCTGCCCGTTTGTTTGCCGCGCTCATCAAAGGGTCCGATCTTCTGATGATCGCCCGCTTCGATGAGGCGAAGGCAAAGGACGACAATGAAGTCGAATCCTATTGCCGGTCGGCCGTCGCCATGTTCATCGCAGCGCACGGTGTTTAG
- a CDS encoding NAD(P)/FAD-dependent oxidoreductase, giving the protein MNDVIIIGGSFAGLAAALQLGRARRKVTVFDTGLPRNRFAKHSHGLLGHDHKPPQEILAEARQQLARYPTVSLVTARAENISGTIDDFSILTGDGESHRARRLILSYGVVDQMPELHGFAKGWGTSIVPCPYCDGFEVAGRHWGLVWSGPPSHNYVKLYHDWTDTLTVFANGHDIPPDIRADLARRGNPVVDGRITEIEHNESHNTTVRLDAGPSVAVDILFAHPRNKPSARLHESLGLATVDTPLGIALKVDERRETTVPGVYAAGDLANPLMASVSTASWQGVMAGIFAQQSMLV; this is encoded by the coding sequence ATGAATGACGTCATCATTATCGGCGGCAGTTTTGCGGGTCTTGCCGCCGCTCTACAGCTTGGTCGTGCCCGCCGAAAAGTCACCGTGTTCGATACGGGCCTTCCGCGTAATCGCTTCGCCAAGCACTCGCATGGTTTGCTTGGCCACGATCACAAGCCACCGCAAGAGATTCTGGCCGAAGCGCGGCAACAGCTTGCGCGCTACCCTACGGTCAGTCTTGTCACTGCCCGGGCCGAGAATATCTCTGGAACCATTGACGATTTCTCCATCCTCACTGGCGATGGCGAAAGCCACAGGGCACGCCGGCTGATCCTGAGTTATGGCGTCGTCGACCAGATGCCTGAACTTCACGGCTTTGCCAAAGGCTGGGGAACCTCCATCGTACCCTGCCCCTATTGCGACGGCTTTGAAGTTGCGGGCCGGCATTGGGGCCTCGTCTGGTCAGGTCCGCCGTCGCACAACTACGTCAAGCTATACCACGACTGGACCGACACATTGACGGTCTTTGCCAATGGTCACGACATTCCACCCGACATCCGCGCCGATCTGGCGCGCCGCGGCAACCCTGTCGTTGATGGCCGAATCACTGAAATCGAGCATAACGAGAGCCACAACACCACCGTCAGGCTCGACGCCGGCCCCTCTGTTGCGGTCGACATCCTATTCGCGCATCCGCGCAACAAGCCCTCCGCACGTCTGCATGAATCACTGGGCCTCGCCACGGTCGATACGCCCCTGGGTATCGCGCTCAAGGTCGACGAGCGCCGCGAAACCACTGTGCCCGGCGTCTACGCTGCCGGCGACCTTGCCAACCCTCTCATGGCATCTGTCAGCACGGCTTCATGGCAAGGCGTGATGGCGGGCATCTTCGCCCAGCAGTCGATGCTGGTTTGA
- a CDS encoding SOS response-associated peptidase yields the protein MCGRLSQYSGIHDFVAALGIPNAMVNSVGELPLERYNVAPTTQVALLHVQGELLLADPVRWGWRPHWAKDRATPINARVEKVAHGPFFRAIWPHRAITPINNWFEWVDEGGSKKQPYLIRRRDGAPIYCAAIGQLPSTEEGPGEHDGFVIITADSAGGMVDIHDRRPVVLNPELAREWLDPATPKERAEQMVLHQGEPAEAFEWFKVDTAVGNVRNKGPNLIQPAP from the coding sequence ATGTGCGGACGCCTTTCACAGTACAGCGGCATTCATGACTTCGTCGCGGCCCTGGGCATACCGAACGCCATGGTCAACTCAGTTGGCGAGCTGCCCCTGGAGCGATACAACGTCGCCCCCACCACCCAGGTCGCCCTGCTCCATGTACAGGGCGAATTGCTACTTGCTGATCCAGTGCGCTGGGGATGGCGACCGCACTGGGCCAAGGACCGCGCCACGCCCATCAACGCCCGTGTCGAGAAGGTGGCGCACGGCCCTTTCTTCCGTGCAATCTGGCCGCACCGAGCAATCACACCGATCAATAACTGGTTTGAATGGGTCGATGAAGGAGGCTCGAAGAAGCAGCCCTACCTGATCCGCCGTCGCGACGGGGCGCCGATCTACTGCGCGGCTATCGGTCAGTTGCCCAGCACCGAGGAAGGCCCAGGTGAGCATGACGGCTTCGTGATCATTACCGCGGACAGTGCCGGCGGCATGGTGGACATCCACGACCGGCGGCCCGTGGTACTGAATCCTGAACTGGCCCGCGAATGGCTGGACCCGGCCACGCCCAAGGAGCGCGCCGAACAGATGGTACTGCACCAGGGCGAGCCAGCCGAGGCCTTCGAATGGTTCAAGGTCGATACGGCCGTGGGAAACGTCCGGAACAAGGGGCCCAACCTGATACAGCCTGCACCCTAG
- a CDS encoding DNA adenine methylase translates to MTNPIVPWTGGKRRLADRLIPLFPPHECYVEVFAGGAALYFMRPQAAPVEVLNDINGDLVTLYRVVQNHMEEFVRQFKWALSSRQVFEWQKMTRPETLTDIQRAARFFYLQHHAFAGKVSGQTFGTATTGPAINLLRIEENLSAAWQRLSGTYVENLGWLECAERYDRPHTFHYMDPPYWQTAGYGVDFPFENYERMADFMRRCKGKVMVSINDHPDIRRVFEGFHFETLEIRYSTANQRQGKAEVSGELVIMNWKPSDLGGLF, encoded by the coding sequence ATGACAAACCCAATTGTTCCATGGACGGGCGGCAAGCGTCGCTTGGCTGATCGCCTTATTCCTCTGTTCCCACCGCACGAATGCTACGTTGAAGTGTTCGCTGGTGGTGCTGCGCTTTACTTCATGCGCCCTCAGGCCGCCCCGGTCGAAGTTCTCAACGATATCAATGGCGACCTGGTGACGTTGTACCGGGTTGTGCAGAACCACATGGAGGAGTTCGTACGCCAATTCAAATGGGCCCTGAGCTCGCGCCAAGTGTTTGAGTGGCAGAAAATGACCCGACCGGAAACCCTCACCGATATCCAGCGAGCTGCCCGTTTTTTCTACTTGCAGCACCATGCCTTCGCCGGGAAGGTCAGCGGCCAGACCTTCGGCACTGCCACTACGGGCCCGGCTATTAATCTGTTGCGGATCGAAGAGAACCTTTCCGCAGCCTGGCAGCGCCTCTCCGGAACCTATGTCGAAAACTTAGGATGGCTCGAATGCGCCGAACGCTACGACCGGCCCCACACCTTCCACTACATGGACCCACCTTACTGGCAGACCGCGGGCTACGGGGTGGACTTTCCGTTCGAAAACTATGAGCGAATGGCCGACTTCATGCGTCGTTGCAAAGGCAAGGTCATGGTGAGTATTAACGATCATCCTGATATTCGGCGGGTGTTTGAAGGGTTCCACTTTGAAACGCTGGAAATCCGCTACAGCACCGCCAATCAGCGCCAGGGAAAAGCCGAGGTCAGCGGCGAGCTTGTGATCATGAATTGGAAACCCTCCGACCTCGGCGGGCTGTTCTAG
- a CDS encoding lysis system i-spanin subunit Rz — MTPVQKLAGLAVLILVMMAGAAGTAWQVQDWRMGERLAHQAGLHQDDLIRISNAAAAQARAEQDKRLATEQQLATQDQQHTRELSDAQRTQAALRDRLATADVRLSVLVDAADTASGCNMPTAAGAVGVVHATRRAQLDPAHAQRIIAITDAGDQGLIALRACQAYVRAIAP, encoded by the coding sequence ATGACGCCAGTGCAGAAGCTGGCCGGCCTGGCGGTGCTGATCCTGGTGATGATGGCCGGTGCCGCGGGCACCGCCTGGCAGGTGCAGGACTGGCGCATGGGCGAGAGGCTGGCCCATCAGGCCGGGCTGCATCAGGACGACCTCATCAGGATCAGCAATGCCGCCGCCGCCCAGGCCCGCGCCGAGCAGGACAAGCGCCTGGCCACCGAGCAGCAGCTCGCGACCCAAGACCAACAACACACACGAGAATTGTCCGATGCCCAACGTACCCAGGCTGCTCTGCGCGATCGCCTTGCCACTGCTGATGTGCGGCTGTCAGTCCTTGTCGACGCAGCGGATACAGCCAGTGGCTGCAACATGCCTACCGCCGCCGGCGCCGTCGGCGTGGTTCATGCAACGCGTCGAGCCCAACTTGACCCAGCGCATGCTCAACGAATTATCGCCATCACCGATGCCGGCGACCAAGGATTGATCGCGCTGCGGGCGTGCCAGGCGTATGTCAGGGCCATTGCGCCCTGA
- a CDS encoding structural protein — MPTTETRGVRNKNPGNIDYNPANQWQGQLKPDPAIEKRFARFDSPENGIRALGKLLLTYQRKHGLKTVKAIINRWAPSAENDTAAYVRAVEANTGTRPGAEVDLGQPPVMTGFVKAIIHHENAGYAYPDVVVVEGVRRALA, encoded by the coding sequence ATGCCGACCACCGAAACCCGCGGGGTACGTAACAAAAACCCCGGCAACATCGACTACAACCCGGCCAACCAGTGGCAGGGCCAGCTCAAGCCAGACCCTGCGATCGAGAAGCGGTTTGCCAGGTTCGACAGCCCGGAGAACGGTATCCGCGCCCTGGGCAAGCTGCTGCTGACGTATCAGCGAAAACATGGGCTGAAGACCGTGAAGGCGATCATCAACCGGTGGGCACCCTCGGCAGAGAACGACACCGCCGCGTACGTGCGCGCCGTTGAAGCCAACACCGGCACCCGGCCTGGCGCCGAGGTCGACCTGGGCCAGCCGCCGGTGATGACTGGCTTCGTCAAAGCGATCATCCATCACGAGAACGCAGGGTACGCGTACCCTGACGTGGTGGTGGTGGAAGGCGTGCGGCGGGCGCTGGCATGA